One Prunus dulcis chromosome 7, ALMONDv2, whole genome shotgun sequence DNA segment encodes these proteins:
- the LOC117633758 gene encoding uncharacterized protein LOC117633758 isoform X2 codes for MATKLCHNGFLSPSSSNPWHSRMPARKYYSGNKVVDLDHLLSNWGYSRKRCFIRLALLEHNNGYSLNLRAVGHRKCYLNFRKARRMVNLVPLASADDGVTVNGSPQASTSRDVEAIKVKLNQSLNGEDSSDGLVQFLHEAARVFELAIKEQGSFSKLSWFSTAWLSVDKNAWVKALCYQASVYSLLQAASEIASRGDGRDRDINVFVQRSLLRQSASLESLIRDQLSAKQPEAYEWFFSEQVPLVVTSFVNYFEGDSRFTAATIASRKGTLLGSSNTSDISLLMLALTCNAAITKLGQAKVSCPQFFSTIPDITGRLMDMLVDFIPIRQAYLSVKDIGLRREFLVHFGPRAATCRVKNDRGSEEVVFWVDLVQMQLQRAIDRERIWSRLTTSESIEVLERDLAIFGFFIALGRSSQSFLSANGFDVLDEPLGGFVRFLIGGSILYYPQLSSISSYQLYVEVVCEELDWLSFYPGNSGTPKQSHGHKSKWEGPPNAEAIPQVLEVCLHWMQSFIKYSKWLESPSNVKAARFLSRGHNKLVECMEERGLLKNEKMKSYSDNTVERTRSGTRPPTEKELDSFDRALESVEEAVIRLEKLLQDLHVSSSNSGKEHIKAACSDLEKIRKLKKEAEFLEASFRTKAASLKEEGNRSRSSINKQQQFLIGKNRKNGNKMIDGGNSNSRGLWSSFMRPPTRKSNPELIVEEPDNEFVEQTASNIDFEDPESTKIQRFELLRNELIELEKRVQRSADQSENEDIKPADDSSTYEDDIGATQLVQVQKKENIIEKSFDKLKEASTDVWQGTQLLAIDTAAATGLLRRVLIGDELTEKEKKILRRTLTDLASVFPIGVLMLLPVTAVGHAAMLAAIQRYVPALIPSTYGPERLDLLRQVEKLKEMESSEDSSNESMEELA; via the exons ATGGCCACTAAATTGTGCCACAACGGCTTTCTATCACCAAG CTCTTCAAATCCATGGCATTCGCGGATGCCGGCTAGAAAATATTATTCTGGAAATAAGGTGGTTGATTTGGACCATCTATTAAGTAACTGGGGTTATTCAAGGAAGAGATGCTTTATAAGACTTGCTTTGTTAGAGCACAATAATGGTTACAGTCTTAATCTCCGAGCAGTGGGACATAGGAAATGCTATCTAAACTTTCGAAAAGCAAGGAGGATGGTTAACCTAGTTCCGCTTGCATCTGCTGATGATGGTGTCACAGTCAACGGGAGTCCTCAAGCAAGTACCAGTAGGGATGTTGAGGCCATAAAGGTCAAACTTAATCAATCACTTAATGGTGAAGATTCTAGCGATGGACTTGTCCAATTTTTACATGAAGCAGCCAGGGTTTTTGAGTTAGCAATTAAGGAACAGGGTTCATTCTCAAAGTTATCTTGGTTTTCAACTGCATGGCTTAGTGTAGACAAAAACGCCTGGGTCAAAGCACTGTGTTATCAG GCTTCAGTGTATTCCTTATTGCAAGCTGCAAGCGAGATTGCATCCCGAGGGGATGGTAGAGACAGAGATATAAATGTTTTTGTCCAAAGGAG TTTATTACGACAATCTGCTTCCCTTGAGAGCTTAATCCGGGATCAACTATCAGCCAAGCAACCTGAAGCTTATGAGTGGTTTTTCTCTGAGCAAGTTCCATTGGTGGTAACATCCtttgttaattattttgaagGGGACTCTCGCTTTACTGCTGCAACTATTGC GTCTAGGAAGGGAACACTCTTGGGGTCTAGCAACACAAGTGACATATCTCTCCTCATGCTTGCACTGACATGCAATGCGGCAATTACAAAGCTTGGGCAAGCAAAAGTATCTTGCCCTCAATTCTTTTCAACAATTCCTGATATAACTGGCAGATTGATGGACATGCTGGTTGATTTTATTCCTATACGCCAGGCTTATCTTTCTGTAAAGGATATTGGTCTGCGCAGAGAGTTCCTTGTTCATTTTGGTCCTCGAGCTGCAACATGTAGAGTGAAAAATGATCGAGGTTCAGAAGAAGTTGTTTTCTGGGTGGATCTTGTACAGATGCAGTTACAGCGAGCTATAGATAGGGAGAGAATATGGTCAAGACTTACAACCTCTGAAAGTATTGAG GTATTGGAGAGGGATCTGGCTATATTTGGATTCTTTATTGCCTTGGGTAGAAGCTCTCAATCCTTTCTATCAGCAAATGGATTTGATGTTTTAGATGAACCACTTGGAGGCTTTGTTAG GTTCCTGATTGGGGGCAGCATCTTATACTATCCTCAGCTTTCATCAATAAGTTCCTATCAATTGTATGTAGAG GTAGTCTGTGAAGAGCTGGACTGGCTTTCATTTTATCCTGGCAATTCAGGCACCCCTAAACAGTCTCATGGGCATAAAAGTAAATGGGAAGGACCTCCCAATGCAGAAGCAATCCCCCAGGTCCTAGAAGTATGTCTTCATTGGATGCAGAGTTTTATCAAATACAGTAAATGGCTGGAGAGCCCTTCTAATGTTAAGGCAGCGAGATTCTTGTCTAGAGG GCACAACAAATTAGTGGAGTGTATGGAAGAACGGGGTTTATTGAA GAATGAAAAGATGAAAAGCTATTCCGATAACACTGTTGAGAGGACTAGATCTGGAACTCGTCCACCAACTGAGAAAGAATTGGATTCTTTTGACAGG GCCTTGGAGAGTGTTGAAGAAGCGGTGATAAGACTAGAAAAGTTGCTTCAGGATTTGCATGTGTCAAGTTCTAACTCAGGAAAAGAGCATATAAAAGCTGCTTGTTCTGACCTTGAGAAGATAAGGAAGCTCAAGAAAGAGGCTGAATTTTTGGAGGCGTCCTTTAGAACCAAAGCAGCTTCCCTTAAGGAG GAAGGTAATCGCTCCCGGTCTTCTATTAACAAGCAGCAACAGTTCCTTATAgggaaaaacagaaagaatggTAACAAAATGATTGATGGGGGCAACAG TAACTCTCGCGGATTGTGGAGCTCCTTTATGCGCCCTCCAACCAGAAAGTCCAATCCTGAGTTGATCGTGGAAGAACCT GATAATGAATTTGTTGAGCAGACTGCTTCAAATATTGATTTTGAAGACCCAGAATCAACTAAAATCCAGCGTTTTGAACTTTTAAGGAATGAGCTGATAGAACTTGAAAAGCGGGTGCAAAGGAGTGCTGATCAATCAGAAAATGAG gATATTAAGCCTGCTGATGATAGTTCTACGTATGAGGATGACATTGGAGCTACTCAACTAGTCCAAGTTCAGAAGAAAGAGAATATCATTGAAAAATCGTTTGACAAGCTAAAAGAAGCTAGCACG GATGTGTGGCAAGGAACTCAATTGCTAGCTATTGACACTGCTGCTGCTACGGGGTTGCTTAGAAGGGTCTTGATTGGAGATGAACtgacagaaaaagaaaagaaaattttgcgAAGAACTCTGACCGACTTAGCATCAGTTTTTCCTATTGGTGTCTTAATGCTTCTTCCT GTCACTGCTGTTGGACATGCAGCTATGTTGGCTGCTATTCAGAGATATGTACCAGCTCTG ATACCATCGACCTATGGACCAGAAAGATTGGATCTCTTGAGGCAGGTTGAGAAACTGAAGGAAATGGAAAGCAGTGAAGACAGTTCCAACGAAAGCATGGAGGAACTAGCTTGA
- the LOC117633758 gene encoding uncharacterized protein LOC117633758 isoform X3: MATKLCHNGFLSPSSSNPWHSRMPARKYYSGNKVVDLDHLLSNWGYSRKRCFIRLALLEHNNGYSLNLRAVGHRKCYLNFRKARRMVNLVPLASADDGVTVNGSPQASTSRDVEAIKVKLNQSLNGEDSSDGLVQFLHEAARVFELAIKEQGSFSKLSWFSTAWLSVDKNAWVKALCYQASVYSLLQAASEIASRGDGRDRDINVFVQRSLLRQSASLESLIRDQLSAKQPEAYEWFFSEQVPLVVTSFVNYFEGDSRFTAATIASRKGTLLGSSNTSDISLLMLALTCNAAITKLGQAKVSCPQFFSTIPDITGRLMDMLVDFIPIRQAYLSVKDIGLRREFLVHFGPRAATCRVKNDRGSEEVVFWVDLVQMQLQRAIDRERIWSRLTTSESIEVLERDLAIFGFFIALGRSSQSFLSANGFDVLDEPLGGFVRFLIGGSILYYPQLSSISSYQLYVEVVCEELDWLSFYPGNSGTPKQSHGHKSKWEGPPNAEAIPQVLEVCLHWMQSFIKYSKWLESPSNVKAARFLSRGHNKLVECMEERGLLKNEKMKSYSDNTVERTRSGTRPPTEKELDSFDRALESVEEAVIRLEKLLQDLHVSSSNSGKEHIKAACSDLEKIRKLKKEAEFLEASFRTKAASLKEDNEFVEQTASNIDFEDPESTKIQRFELLRNELIELEKRVQRSADQSENEDIKPADDSSTYEDDIGATQLVQVQKKENIIEKSFDKLKEASTDVWQGTQLLAIDTAAATGLLRRVLIGDELTEKEKKILRRTLTDLASVFPIGVLMLLPVTAVGHAAMLAAIQRYVPALIPSTYGPERLDLLRQVEKLKEMESSEDSSNESMEELA; the protein is encoded by the exons ATGGCCACTAAATTGTGCCACAACGGCTTTCTATCACCAAG CTCTTCAAATCCATGGCATTCGCGGATGCCGGCTAGAAAATATTATTCTGGAAATAAGGTGGTTGATTTGGACCATCTATTAAGTAACTGGGGTTATTCAAGGAAGAGATGCTTTATAAGACTTGCTTTGTTAGAGCACAATAATGGTTACAGTCTTAATCTCCGAGCAGTGGGACATAGGAAATGCTATCTAAACTTTCGAAAAGCAAGGAGGATGGTTAACCTAGTTCCGCTTGCATCTGCTGATGATGGTGTCACAGTCAACGGGAGTCCTCAAGCAAGTACCAGTAGGGATGTTGAGGCCATAAAGGTCAAACTTAATCAATCACTTAATGGTGAAGATTCTAGCGATGGACTTGTCCAATTTTTACATGAAGCAGCCAGGGTTTTTGAGTTAGCAATTAAGGAACAGGGTTCATTCTCAAAGTTATCTTGGTTTTCAACTGCATGGCTTAGTGTAGACAAAAACGCCTGGGTCAAAGCACTGTGTTATCAG GCTTCAGTGTATTCCTTATTGCAAGCTGCAAGCGAGATTGCATCCCGAGGGGATGGTAGAGACAGAGATATAAATGTTTTTGTCCAAAGGAG TTTATTACGACAATCTGCTTCCCTTGAGAGCTTAATCCGGGATCAACTATCAGCCAAGCAACCTGAAGCTTATGAGTGGTTTTTCTCTGAGCAAGTTCCATTGGTGGTAACATCCtttgttaattattttgaagGGGACTCTCGCTTTACTGCTGCAACTATTGC GTCTAGGAAGGGAACACTCTTGGGGTCTAGCAACACAAGTGACATATCTCTCCTCATGCTTGCACTGACATGCAATGCGGCAATTACAAAGCTTGGGCAAGCAAAAGTATCTTGCCCTCAATTCTTTTCAACAATTCCTGATATAACTGGCAGATTGATGGACATGCTGGTTGATTTTATTCCTATACGCCAGGCTTATCTTTCTGTAAAGGATATTGGTCTGCGCAGAGAGTTCCTTGTTCATTTTGGTCCTCGAGCTGCAACATGTAGAGTGAAAAATGATCGAGGTTCAGAAGAAGTTGTTTTCTGGGTGGATCTTGTACAGATGCAGTTACAGCGAGCTATAGATAGGGAGAGAATATGGTCAAGACTTACAACCTCTGAAAGTATTGAG GTATTGGAGAGGGATCTGGCTATATTTGGATTCTTTATTGCCTTGGGTAGAAGCTCTCAATCCTTTCTATCAGCAAATGGATTTGATGTTTTAGATGAACCACTTGGAGGCTTTGTTAG GTTCCTGATTGGGGGCAGCATCTTATACTATCCTCAGCTTTCATCAATAAGTTCCTATCAATTGTATGTAGAG GTAGTCTGTGAAGAGCTGGACTGGCTTTCATTTTATCCTGGCAATTCAGGCACCCCTAAACAGTCTCATGGGCATAAAAGTAAATGGGAAGGACCTCCCAATGCAGAAGCAATCCCCCAGGTCCTAGAAGTATGTCTTCATTGGATGCAGAGTTTTATCAAATACAGTAAATGGCTGGAGAGCCCTTCTAATGTTAAGGCAGCGAGATTCTTGTCTAGAGG GCACAACAAATTAGTGGAGTGTATGGAAGAACGGGGTTTATTGAA GAATGAAAAGATGAAAAGCTATTCCGATAACACTGTTGAGAGGACTAGATCTGGAACTCGTCCACCAACTGAGAAAGAATTGGATTCTTTTGACAGG GCCTTGGAGAGTGTTGAAGAAGCGGTGATAAGACTAGAAAAGTTGCTTCAGGATTTGCATGTGTCAAGTTCTAACTCAGGAAAAGAGCATATAAAAGCTGCTTGTTCTGACCTTGAGAAGATAAGGAAGCTCAAGAAAGAGGCTGAATTTTTGGAGGCGTCCTTTAGAACCAAAGCAGCTTCCCTTAAGGAG GATAATGAATTTGTTGAGCAGACTGCTTCAAATATTGATTTTGAAGACCCAGAATCAACTAAAATCCAGCGTTTTGAACTTTTAAGGAATGAGCTGATAGAACTTGAAAAGCGGGTGCAAAGGAGTGCTGATCAATCAGAAAATGAG gATATTAAGCCTGCTGATGATAGTTCTACGTATGAGGATGACATTGGAGCTACTCAACTAGTCCAAGTTCAGAAGAAAGAGAATATCATTGAAAAATCGTTTGACAAGCTAAAAGAAGCTAGCACG GATGTGTGGCAAGGAACTCAATTGCTAGCTATTGACACTGCTGCTGCTACGGGGTTGCTTAGAAGGGTCTTGATTGGAGATGAACtgacagaaaaagaaaagaaaattttgcgAAGAACTCTGACCGACTTAGCATCAGTTTTTCCTATTGGTGTCTTAATGCTTCTTCCT GTCACTGCTGTTGGACATGCAGCTATGTTGGCTGCTATTCAGAGATATGTACCAGCTCTG ATACCATCGACCTATGGACCAGAAAGATTGGATCTCTTGAGGCAGGTTGAGAAACTGAAGGAAATGGAAAGCAGTGAAGACAGTTCCAACGAAAGCATGGAGGAACTAGCTTGA
- the LOC117633758 gene encoding uncharacterized protein LOC117633758 isoform X1 has protein sequence MATKLCHNGFLSPSSSNPWHSRMPARKYYSGNKVVDLDHLLSNWGYSRKRCFIRLALLEHNNGYSLNLRAVGHRKCYLNFRKARRMVNLVPLASADDGVTVNGSPQASTSRDVEAIKVKLNQSLNGEDSSDGLVQFLHEAARVFELAIKEQGSFSKLSWFSTAWLSVDKNAWVKALCYQASVYSLLQAASEIASRGDGRDRDINVFVQRSLLRQSASLESLIRDQLSAKQPEAYEWFFSEQVPLVVTSFVNYFEGDSRFTAATIASRKGTLLGSSNTSDISLLMLALTCNAAITKLGQAKVSCPQFFSTIPDITGRLMDMLVDFIPIRQAYLSVKDIGLRREFLVHFGPRAATCRVKNDRGSEEVVFWVDLVQMQLQRAIDRERIWSRLTTSESIEVLERDLAIFGFFIALGRSSQSFLSANGFDVLDEPLGGFVRFLIGGSILYYPQLSSISSYQLYVEVVCEELDWLSFYPGNSGTPKQSHGHKSKWEGPPNAEAIPQVLEVCLHWMQSFIKYSKWLESPSNVKAARFLSRGHNKLVECMEERGLLKNEKMKSYSDNTVERTRSGTRPPTEKELDSFDRALESVEEAVIRLEKLLQDLHVSSSNSGKEHIKAACSDLEKIRKLKKEAEFLEASFRTKAASLKEEGNRSRSSINKQQQFLIGKNRKNGNKMIDGGNRASSNSRGLWSSFMRPPTRKSNPELIVEEPDNEFVEQTASNIDFEDPESTKIQRFELLRNELIELEKRVQRSADQSENEDIKPADDSSTYEDDIGATQLVQVQKKENIIEKSFDKLKEASTDVWQGTQLLAIDTAAATGLLRRVLIGDELTEKEKKILRRTLTDLASVFPIGVLMLLPVTAVGHAAMLAAIQRYVPALIPSTYGPERLDLLRQVEKLKEMESSEDSSNESMEELA, from the exons ATGGCCACTAAATTGTGCCACAACGGCTTTCTATCACCAAG CTCTTCAAATCCATGGCATTCGCGGATGCCGGCTAGAAAATATTATTCTGGAAATAAGGTGGTTGATTTGGACCATCTATTAAGTAACTGGGGTTATTCAAGGAAGAGATGCTTTATAAGACTTGCTTTGTTAGAGCACAATAATGGTTACAGTCTTAATCTCCGAGCAGTGGGACATAGGAAATGCTATCTAAACTTTCGAAAAGCAAGGAGGATGGTTAACCTAGTTCCGCTTGCATCTGCTGATGATGGTGTCACAGTCAACGGGAGTCCTCAAGCAAGTACCAGTAGGGATGTTGAGGCCATAAAGGTCAAACTTAATCAATCACTTAATGGTGAAGATTCTAGCGATGGACTTGTCCAATTTTTACATGAAGCAGCCAGGGTTTTTGAGTTAGCAATTAAGGAACAGGGTTCATTCTCAAAGTTATCTTGGTTTTCAACTGCATGGCTTAGTGTAGACAAAAACGCCTGGGTCAAAGCACTGTGTTATCAG GCTTCAGTGTATTCCTTATTGCAAGCTGCAAGCGAGATTGCATCCCGAGGGGATGGTAGAGACAGAGATATAAATGTTTTTGTCCAAAGGAG TTTATTACGACAATCTGCTTCCCTTGAGAGCTTAATCCGGGATCAACTATCAGCCAAGCAACCTGAAGCTTATGAGTGGTTTTTCTCTGAGCAAGTTCCATTGGTGGTAACATCCtttgttaattattttgaagGGGACTCTCGCTTTACTGCTGCAACTATTGC GTCTAGGAAGGGAACACTCTTGGGGTCTAGCAACACAAGTGACATATCTCTCCTCATGCTTGCACTGACATGCAATGCGGCAATTACAAAGCTTGGGCAAGCAAAAGTATCTTGCCCTCAATTCTTTTCAACAATTCCTGATATAACTGGCAGATTGATGGACATGCTGGTTGATTTTATTCCTATACGCCAGGCTTATCTTTCTGTAAAGGATATTGGTCTGCGCAGAGAGTTCCTTGTTCATTTTGGTCCTCGAGCTGCAACATGTAGAGTGAAAAATGATCGAGGTTCAGAAGAAGTTGTTTTCTGGGTGGATCTTGTACAGATGCAGTTACAGCGAGCTATAGATAGGGAGAGAATATGGTCAAGACTTACAACCTCTGAAAGTATTGAG GTATTGGAGAGGGATCTGGCTATATTTGGATTCTTTATTGCCTTGGGTAGAAGCTCTCAATCCTTTCTATCAGCAAATGGATTTGATGTTTTAGATGAACCACTTGGAGGCTTTGTTAG GTTCCTGATTGGGGGCAGCATCTTATACTATCCTCAGCTTTCATCAATAAGTTCCTATCAATTGTATGTAGAG GTAGTCTGTGAAGAGCTGGACTGGCTTTCATTTTATCCTGGCAATTCAGGCACCCCTAAACAGTCTCATGGGCATAAAAGTAAATGGGAAGGACCTCCCAATGCAGAAGCAATCCCCCAGGTCCTAGAAGTATGTCTTCATTGGATGCAGAGTTTTATCAAATACAGTAAATGGCTGGAGAGCCCTTCTAATGTTAAGGCAGCGAGATTCTTGTCTAGAGG GCACAACAAATTAGTGGAGTGTATGGAAGAACGGGGTTTATTGAA GAATGAAAAGATGAAAAGCTATTCCGATAACACTGTTGAGAGGACTAGATCTGGAACTCGTCCACCAACTGAGAAAGAATTGGATTCTTTTGACAGG GCCTTGGAGAGTGTTGAAGAAGCGGTGATAAGACTAGAAAAGTTGCTTCAGGATTTGCATGTGTCAAGTTCTAACTCAGGAAAAGAGCATATAAAAGCTGCTTGTTCTGACCTTGAGAAGATAAGGAAGCTCAAGAAAGAGGCTGAATTTTTGGAGGCGTCCTTTAGAACCAAAGCAGCTTCCCTTAAGGAG GAAGGTAATCGCTCCCGGTCTTCTATTAACAAGCAGCAACAGTTCCTTATAgggaaaaacagaaagaatggTAACAAAATGATTGATGGGGGCAACAG agcTTCCAGTAACTCTCGCGGATTGTGGAGCTCCTTTATGCGCCCTCCAACCAGAAAGTCCAATCCTGAGTTGATCGTGGAAGAACCT GATAATGAATTTGTTGAGCAGACTGCTTCAAATATTGATTTTGAAGACCCAGAATCAACTAAAATCCAGCGTTTTGAACTTTTAAGGAATGAGCTGATAGAACTTGAAAAGCGGGTGCAAAGGAGTGCTGATCAATCAGAAAATGAG gATATTAAGCCTGCTGATGATAGTTCTACGTATGAGGATGACATTGGAGCTACTCAACTAGTCCAAGTTCAGAAGAAAGAGAATATCATTGAAAAATCGTTTGACAAGCTAAAAGAAGCTAGCACG GATGTGTGGCAAGGAACTCAATTGCTAGCTATTGACACTGCTGCTGCTACGGGGTTGCTTAGAAGGGTCTTGATTGGAGATGAACtgacagaaaaagaaaagaaaattttgcgAAGAACTCTGACCGACTTAGCATCAGTTTTTCCTATTGGTGTCTTAATGCTTCTTCCT GTCACTGCTGTTGGACATGCAGCTATGTTGGCTGCTATTCAGAGATATGTACCAGCTCTG ATACCATCGACCTATGGACCAGAAAGATTGGATCTCTTGAGGCAGGTTGAGAAACTGAAGGAAATGGAAAGCAGTGAAGACAGTTCCAACGAAAGCATGGAGGAACTAGCTTGA
- the LOC117633758 gene encoding uncharacterized protein LOC117633758 isoform X4 — protein MATKLCHNGFLSPSLLRQSASLESLIRDQLSAKQPEAYEWFFSEQVPLVVTSFVNYFEGDSRFTAATIASRKGTLLGSSNTSDISLLMLALTCNAAITKLGQAKVSCPQFFSTIPDITGRLMDMLVDFIPIRQAYLSVKDIGLRREFLVHFGPRAATCRVKNDRGSEEVVFWVDLVQMQLQRAIDRERIWSRLTTSESIEVLERDLAIFGFFIALGRSSQSFLSANGFDVLDEPLGGFVRFLIGGSILYYPQLSSISSYQLYVEVVCEELDWLSFYPGNSGTPKQSHGHKSKWEGPPNAEAIPQVLEVCLHWMQSFIKYSKWLESPSNVKAARFLSRGHNKLVECMEERGLLKNEKMKSYSDNTVERTRSGTRPPTEKELDSFDRALESVEEAVIRLEKLLQDLHVSSSNSGKEHIKAACSDLEKIRKLKKEAEFLEASFRTKAASLKEEGNRSRSSINKQQQFLIGKNRKNGNKMIDGGNRASSNSRGLWSSFMRPPTRKSNPELIVEEPDNEFVEQTASNIDFEDPESTKIQRFELLRNELIELEKRVQRSADQSENEDIKPADDSSTYEDDIGATQLVQVQKKENIIEKSFDKLKEASTDVWQGTQLLAIDTAAATGLLRRVLIGDELTEKEKKILRRTLTDLASVFPIGVLMLLPVTAVGHAAMLAAIQRYVPALIPSTYGPERLDLLRQVEKLKEMESSEDSSNESMEELA, from the exons ATGGCCACTAAATTGTGCCACAACGGCTTTCTATCACCAAG TTTATTACGACAATCTGCTTCCCTTGAGAGCTTAATCCGGGATCAACTATCAGCCAAGCAACCTGAAGCTTATGAGTGGTTTTTCTCTGAGCAAGTTCCATTGGTGGTAACATCCtttgttaattattttgaagGGGACTCTCGCTTTACTGCTGCAACTATTGC GTCTAGGAAGGGAACACTCTTGGGGTCTAGCAACACAAGTGACATATCTCTCCTCATGCTTGCACTGACATGCAATGCGGCAATTACAAAGCTTGGGCAAGCAAAAGTATCTTGCCCTCAATTCTTTTCAACAATTCCTGATATAACTGGCAGATTGATGGACATGCTGGTTGATTTTATTCCTATACGCCAGGCTTATCTTTCTGTAAAGGATATTGGTCTGCGCAGAGAGTTCCTTGTTCATTTTGGTCCTCGAGCTGCAACATGTAGAGTGAAAAATGATCGAGGTTCAGAAGAAGTTGTTTTCTGGGTGGATCTTGTACAGATGCAGTTACAGCGAGCTATAGATAGGGAGAGAATATGGTCAAGACTTACAACCTCTGAAAGTATTGAG GTATTGGAGAGGGATCTGGCTATATTTGGATTCTTTATTGCCTTGGGTAGAAGCTCTCAATCCTTTCTATCAGCAAATGGATTTGATGTTTTAGATGAACCACTTGGAGGCTTTGTTAG GTTCCTGATTGGGGGCAGCATCTTATACTATCCTCAGCTTTCATCAATAAGTTCCTATCAATTGTATGTAGAG GTAGTCTGTGAAGAGCTGGACTGGCTTTCATTTTATCCTGGCAATTCAGGCACCCCTAAACAGTCTCATGGGCATAAAAGTAAATGGGAAGGACCTCCCAATGCAGAAGCAATCCCCCAGGTCCTAGAAGTATGTCTTCATTGGATGCAGAGTTTTATCAAATACAGTAAATGGCTGGAGAGCCCTTCTAATGTTAAGGCAGCGAGATTCTTGTCTAGAGG GCACAACAAATTAGTGGAGTGTATGGAAGAACGGGGTTTATTGAA GAATGAAAAGATGAAAAGCTATTCCGATAACACTGTTGAGAGGACTAGATCTGGAACTCGTCCACCAACTGAGAAAGAATTGGATTCTTTTGACAGG GCCTTGGAGAGTGTTGAAGAAGCGGTGATAAGACTAGAAAAGTTGCTTCAGGATTTGCATGTGTCAAGTTCTAACTCAGGAAAAGAGCATATAAAAGCTGCTTGTTCTGACCTTGAGAAGATAAGGAAGCTCAAGAAAGAGGCTGAATTTTTGGAGGCGTCCTTTAGAACCAAAGCAGCTTCCCTTAAGGAG GAAGGTAATCGCTCCCGGTCTTCTATTAACAAGCAGCAACAGTTCCTTATAgggaaaaacagaaagaatggTAACAAAATGATTGATGGGGGCAACAG agcTTCCAGTAACTCTCGCGGATTGTGGAGCTCCTTTATGCGCCCTCCAACCAGAAAGTCCAATCCTGAGTTGATCGTGGAAGAACCT GATAATGAATTTGTTGAGCAGACTGCTTCAAATATTGATTTTGAAGACCCAGAATCAACTAAAATCCAGCGTTTTGAACTTTTAAGGAATGAGCTGATAGAACTTGAAAAGCGGGTGCAAAGGAGTGCTGATCAATCAGAAAATGAG gATATTAAGCCTGCTGATGATAGTTCTACGTATGAGGATGACATTGGAGCTACTCAACTAGTCCAAGTTCAGAAGAAAGAGAATATCATTGAAAAATCGTTTGACAAGCTAAAAGAAGCTAGCACG GATGTGTGGCAAGGAACTCAATTGCTAGCTATTGACACTGCTGCTGCTACGGGGTTGCTTAGAAGGGTCTTGATTGGAGATGAACtgacagaaaaagaaaagaaaattttgcgAAGAACTCTGACCGACTTAGCATCAGTTTTTCCTATTGGTGTCTTAATGCTTCTTCCT GTCACTGCTGTTGGACATGCAGCTATGTTGGCTGCTATTCAGAGATATGTACCAGCTCTG ATACCATCGACCTATGGACCAGAAAGATTGGATCTCTTGAGGCAGGTTGAGAAACTGAAGGAAATGGAAAGCAGTGAAGACAGTTCCAACGAAAGCATGGAGGAACTAGCTTGA